From Argopecten irradians isolate NY chromosome 12, Ai_NY, whole genome shotgun sequence, one genomic window encodes:
- the LOC138304795 gene encoding uncharacterized protein isoform X1, with the protein MSGVTLPAIPGVYPSSVRSLPLGLGLGNNHGSRPSSSGSGSTSFTLTPNVYYDNCLFRSPSRAGTSRSLKFPSLRPGRTSHVSGGNNDVRSRYSAKYRSTPDMRQRLSANSPFLPKTATEDCLKCLLKVPHKKCESHKYIRVGGGYRHGYWYVKCLLEELELQRQRELIMKQRLESIREKQMKAIKTYIRTKSGRIIEKIIFLSEEDYEAFKEGKNVEELLKKYLSKDEAKGLQSWDKDEVKAIKTMVRTKSGRLIEKLVYVSKEDYDAITAGKVDAKELLKKYAKDGEVIEGWKEAAMKTIKTYVRTKSGRLIEKTIMISQEDYDAMIKEGKNPDDILKKYITLEEGQQLESWKSAEPMKAIKTKIRTKSGRIIEKTIYVSADDYDKMMAGGGDPNEILKKYMGEDEGTIEGWSKADPTPMKVVKTYVRTKSGRLIEKVIMLTEDEYKQFVEAGGDPEFLKKFIQLEKGEVIDSWEKASTVYSGGSDHEMIQKAKVGERIVGKDGAVYEIVVDPLTGKKYKKKIESDVDSGIASMQKGKKGRKGKGGKGGFDSDEETPEERRRRKAGNRDPDSGGSAYSYRSVVSAGGTRHVRRRRKREDGTYSDSASYHSSQDEEGQARRRRRRRERKHGPDSANSYYSVVSEGGTRHVKRRRKRGDGTYSRSVSYHSSDSGKEGGRLADKKKKKRREHGPDSDYSYESEVSAGGTRTRKRKKKIRDAKGNVIGYGSSESYTSDDER; encoded by the exons aCAACTGTCTGTTCCGAAGTCCTTCTCGTGCAGGAACTTCGAGATCCTTGAAATTTCCGTCACTACGACCAGGAAGG ACGTCACACGTCAGTGGTGGAAATAATGACGTCAGATCGAGGTATTCGGCTAAATATAGAAGCACCCCAGACATGAGACAGAGGCTGAGCGCTAATTCGCCTTTCCTTCCAAAG ACGGCCACCGAGGACTGCTTAAAATGTTTGCTAAAGGTTCCCCATAAAAAGTGTGAATCG cACAAGTATATCCGGGTCGGAGGCGGATATCGCCATGGTTACTGGTACGTCAAGTGTTTACTAGAGGAGCTGGAACTACAG cGTCAACGTGAACTTATAATGAAACAGAGGCTGGAGTCCATCAGAGAGAAAC AAATGAAGGCCATCAAGACGTACATTCGAACAAAAAGCGGTCGAATCATAGAGAAAATCATCTTCTTGTCTGAGGAAGATTACGAGGCATTCAAAGAAGGAAAGAATGTCGAAGAACTGTTGAAAAAGTACTTGTCAAAAGACGAAGCCAAAGGCTTACAGTCTTGGGACAAAGACGAAGTGAAAGCTATTAAGACAATGGTGCGAACAAAGAGTGGCAGACTCATAGAGAAATTGGTGTATGTGTCTAAAGAGGACTATGATGCCATAACAGCAGGGAAAGTGGATGCCAAAGAACTTCTGAAAAAATATGCAAAGGATGGCGAGGTTATTGAAGGCTGGAAGGAAGCAGCCATGAAGACAATCAAAACCTATGTGAGGACAAAAAGTGGGAGACTTATAGAAAAGACAATTATGATTTCCCAGGAAGATTACGATGCCATGATCAAAGAAGGAAAGAATCCAGACGACATTCTTAAGAAATATATCACTCTTGAAGAAGGGCAACAATTAGAGTCATGGAAAAGTGCCGAACCAATGAAGGCGATCAAAACGAAAATTCGAACGAAAAGTGGCAGAATCATCGAAAAGACAATATATGTATCTGCTGATGATTACGATAAAATGATGGCAGGCGGAGGTGATcccaatgaaatattgaaaaagtaCATGGGTGAAGATGAAGGGACCATTGAGGGCTGGTCCAAGGCGGATCCCACGCCGATGAAGGTAGTCAAGACGTATGTGAGAACTAAAAGTGGTCGTCTGATCGAAAAAGTGATCATGCTGACAGAGGATGAGTACAAACAGTTTGTGGAGGCCGGAGGAGATCCGGAATTCCTGAAGAAATTCATTCAGCTGGAAAAAGGCGAAGTCATTGATTCCTGGGAGAAAGCGTCGACAGTTTATTCTGGTGGATCTGACCACGAAATGATACAAAAAG cCAAAGTTGGTGAACGTATTGTGGGAAAAGACGGAGCAGTGTATGAAATTGTCGTCGATCCATTGACTGGGAAGAAGTATAAAAA AAAAATTGAATCTGATGTAGACAGCGGAATAGCCTCTATGCAAAAAGGAAAGAAAGGAAGGAAGGGTAAGGGAGGTAAAGGCGGATTTGATTCTGATGAAGAAACTCCAGAGGAAAGACGAAGACGGAAGGCTGGGAATCGTGATCCCGATAGCGGAGGAAGTGCATACAGTTATAGAAGTGTCGTAAGCGCAGGTGGAACACGTCACGTCCGGCGAAGAAGGAAGCGCGAGGACGGGACGTACAGCGACAGTGCGTCGTACCACAGCTCCCAAGACGAGGAAGGTCAGGCGCGTCGCCGACGTCGACGACGTGAGAGGAAACATGGACCAGATAGTGCTAATAGTTACTATAGTGTCGTCAGTGAAGGTGGCACGCGACACGTGAAACGCCGACGCAAACGCGGCGACGGCACCTACAGTCGGAGTGTGTCGTATCATAGTTCCGATAGCGGGAAGGAAGGTGGAAGACTTGCAgacaagaaaaagaaaaagaggaGAGAACATGGACCGGACAGTGACTACAGTTATGAAAGTGAGGTCAGTGCAGGTGGAACGCGCACGCGCAAACGGAAGAAGAAAATTAGGGATGCTAAAGGAAATGTGATTGGCTATGGTTCGTCTGAAAGTTATACAAGTG aTGATGAAAGGTAA
- the LOC138304795 gene encoding uncharacterized protein isoform X2, with the protein MEISVQIRKRQGTMPCIRRGSRTPDSLREALLPISPLPKSAPTWGFRDKVKLSLTAMDILGQRSTSHVSGGNNDVRSRYSAKYRSTPDMRQRLSANSPFLPKTATEDCLKCLLKVPHKKCESHKYIRVGGGYRHGYWYVKCLLEELELQRQRELIMKQRLESIREKQMKAIKTYIRTKSGRIIEKIIFLSEEDYEAFKEGKNVEELLKKYLSKDEAKGLQSWDKDEVKAIKTMVRTKSGRLIEKLVYVSKEDYDAITAGKVDAKELLKKYAKDGEVIEGWKEAAMKTIKTYVRTKSGRLIEKTIMISQEDYDAMIKEGKNPDDILKKYITLEEGQQLESWKSAEPMKAIKTKIRTKSGRIIEKTIYVSADDYDKMMAGGGDPNEILKKYMGEDEGTIEGWSKADPTPMKVVKTYVRTKSGRLIEKVIMLTEDEYKQFVEAGGDPEFLKKFIQLEKGEVIDSWEKASTVYSGGSDHEMIQKAKVGERIVGKDGAVYEIVVDPLTGKKYKKKIESDVDSGIASMQKGKKGRKGKGGKGGFDSDEETPEERRRRKAGNRDPDSGGSAYSYRSVVSAGGTRHVRRRRKREDGTYSDSASYHSSQDEEGQARRRRRRRERKHGPDSANSYYSVVSEGGTRHVKRRRKRGDGTYSRSVSYHSSDSGKEGGRLADKKKKKRREHGPDSDYSYESEVSAGGTRTRKRKKKIRDAKGNVIGYGSSESYTSDDER; encoded by the exons ATGGAAATAAGTGTTCAGATAAGAAAACGACAGGGGACGATGCCGTGTATCAGGAGAGGGAGTCGAACCCCTGATTCCCTAAGGGAGGCCCTTCTTCCCATCTCACCGCTCCCTAAATCGGCACCCACATGGGGATTCCGTGATAAAGTGAAATTGTCACTCACTGCAATGGATATTCTTGGACAACGATCG ACGTCACACGTCAGTGGTGGAAATAATGACGTCAGATCGAGGTATTCGGCTAAATATAGAAGCACCCCAGACATGAGACAGAGGCTGAGCGCTAATTCGCCTTTCCTTCCAAAG ACGGCCACCGAGGACTGCTTAAAATGTTTGCTAAAGGTTCCCCATAAAAAGTGTGAATCG cACAAGTATATCCGGGTCGGAGGCGGATATCGCCATGGTTACTGGTACGTCAAGTGTTTACTAGAGGAGCTGGAACTACAG cGTCAACGTGAACTTATAATGAAACAGAGGCTGGAGTCCATCAGAGAGAAAC AAATGAAGGCCATCAAGACGTACATTCGAACAAAAAGCGGTCGAATCATAGAGAAAATCATCTTCTTGTCTGAGGAAGATTACGAGGCATTCAAAGAAGGAAAGAATGTCGAAGAACTGTTGAAAAAGTACTTGTCAAAAGACGAAGCCAAAGGCTTACAGTCTTGGGACAAAGACGAAGTGAAAGCTATTAAGACAATGGTGCGAACAAAGAGTGGCAGACTCATAGAGAAATTGGTGTATGTGTCTAAAGAGGACTATGATGCCATAACAGCAGGGAAAGTGGATGCCAAAGAACTTCTGAAAAAATATGCAAAGGATGGCGAGGTTATTGAAGGCTGGAAGGAAGCAGCCATGAAGACAATCAAAACCTATGTGAGGACAAAAAGTGGGAGACTTATAGAAAAGACAATTATGATTTCCCAGGAAGATTACGATGCCATGATCAAAGAAGGAAAGAATCCAGACGACATTCTTAAGAAATATATCACTCTTGAAGAAGGGCAACAATTAGAGTCATGGAAAAGTGCCGAACCAATGAAGGCGATCAAAACGAAAATTCGAACGAAAAGTGGCAGAATCATCGAAAAGACAATATATGTATCTGCTGATGATTACGATAAAATGATGGCAGGCGGAGGTGATcccaatgaaatattgaaaaagtaCATGGGTGAAGATGAAGGGACCATTGAGGGCTGGTCCAAGGCGGATCCCACGCCGATGAAGGTAGTCAAGACGTATGTGAGAACTAAAAGTGGTCGTCTGATCGAAAAAGTGATCATGCTGACAGAGGATGAGTACAAACAGTTTGTGGAGGCCGGAGGAGATCCGGAATTCCTGAAGAAATTCATTCAGCTGGAAAAAGGCGAAGTCATTGATTCCTGGGAGAAAGCGTCGACAGTTTATTCTGGTGGATCTGACCACGAAATGATACAAAAAG cCAAAGTTGGTGAACGTATTGTGGGAAAAGACGGAGCAGTGTATGAAATTGTCGTCGATCCATTGACTGGGAAGAAGTATAAAAA AAAAATTGAATCTGATGTAGACAGCGGAATAGCCTCTATGCAAAAAGGAAAGAAAGGAAGGAAGGGTAAGGGAGGTAAAGGCGGATTTGATTCTGATGAAGAAACTCCAGAGGAAAGACGAAGACGGAAGGCTGGGAATCGTGATCCCGATAGCGGAGGAAGTGCATACAGTTATAGAAGTGTCGTAAGCGCAGGTGGAACACGTCACGTCCGGCGAAGAAGGAAGCGCGAGGACGGGACGTACAGCGACAGTGCGTCGTACCACAGCTCCCAAGACGAGGAAGGTCAGGCGCGTCGCCGACGTCGACGACGTGAGAGGAAACATGGACCAGATAGTGCTAATAGTTACTATAGTGTCGTCAGTGAAGGTGGCACGCGACACGTGAAACGCCGACGCAAACGCGGCGACGGCACCTACAGTCGGAGTGTGTCGTATCATAGTTCCGATAGCGGGAAGGAAGGTGGAAGACTTGCAgacaagaaaaagaaaaagaggaGAGAACATGGACCGGACAGTGACTACAGTTATGAAAGTGAGGTCAGTGCAGGTGGAACGCGCACGCGCAAACGGAAGAAGAAAATTAGGGATGCTAAAGGAAATGTGATTGGCTATGGTTCGTCTGAAAGTTATACAAGTG aTGATGAAAGGTAA
- the LOC138304796 gene encoding LOW QUALITY PROTEIN: transcriptional regulator ATRX homolog (The sequence of the model RefSeq protein was modified relative to this genomic sequence to represent the inferred CDS: deleted 1 base in 1 codon), whose amino-acid sequence MTEEEKKAYFKAKAERAAAREKRRREKYGDKYDEMMSKHQDFKKAKAKEKMKAKRLQELREKGLISPSSDWTIDSDTGEPLRKAEKAKVLEQKKQKKLQELREKGLISPSSDWTLDSDGEPVRISELIKQGKRKPEDYKKGGKGRRKGKDGNDADDESDSGESAIDSVTGEKIRRKKRTGSEAEYEYEYDDQGRVIRKTRKGHKPGDDGSDYEYEYDSDGNVKMTKKKGVGAKKGKKGEDDSDEEQFEVGPDGKIRLKKGKKKIDIDKLTADDLRKLGIDPNLSKEEIAKKLQEKFGDDVKIFQGKKKIPTKRASEYGSDARSSDLAKDSDLDVDTLVGTKRVNVKMKKGGQALLDHMKSILNMSELKDAEAAKDLDEKGDIDFVSHYRLVDPSKIEGYARAFVVEDDDMDQVLSYKESRTALNGIPTIQQMTTKQLEYVLKVLNLDDASQITFRMFAVVSALCERVTSMDSISKHLLEICDLLDIQRKMGLYKAMFYCNVESDRTSNFIKADSLRIELIAGGLNWKQQEHVMARLHPNVYNEISFLDYLVYVPLFLSMHDNIVDNPLDMSDQKYNQKLRQLSGGTRQRDMNPLGMPLKKTSTFQLRKQAQDLIEGKIDPKKMKEEKVEILNKYATLPNILEENENKRKLSVPTKSTTPPMQMVY is encoded by the exons ATGACGGAAGAAGAAAAGAAAGCCTATTTCAAAGCGAAAGCCGAAAGAGCAGCAGCCAGAGAGAAAAGAAGAAGGGAGAAATATGGGGACAAATACGACGAGATGATGTCCAAACACCAAGa TTTTAAGAAAGCCAAAGCCAAGGAGAAGATGAAGGCCAAGAGGTTACAAGAACTAAGAGAGAAGGGCCTAATCAGTCCGTCCTCCGATTGGACTATCGACTCAGACACTGGGGAACCACTGAGGAAGGCGGAAAA AGCGAAGGTGCTGGAACAAAAGAAGCAGAAGAAACTTCAGGAGCTACGTGAAAAGGGGCTCATCAGCCCCTCTTCTGATTGGACACTTGATTCAGACGGAGAACCAGTGAGAATCAGCGAACTCATAAA ACAAGGTAAACGAAAACCAGAAGATTATAAGAAAGGTGGTAAAGGGCGACGTAAAGGAAAAGACGGCAACGATGCTGACGACGAAAGCGACAGCG GAGAATCAGCGATCGATTCTGTTACTGGCGAGAAAATTCGCAGAAAGAAGAGAACTGGATCGGAGGCCGAGTATGAATAT GAGTATGACGACCAAGGCCGAGTAATCCGAAAGACAAGAAAAGGCCATAAACCG ggAGATGACGGGTCGGATTATGAATATGAGTACG ACTCGGACGGAAATGTCAAAATGACGAAGAAAAAGGGTGTCGGCGCTAAAAAAG GTAAAAAAGGGGAGGATGATTCGGATGAAGAACAATTTGAAGTCGGACCAGATGGAAAGATCCGTTTAAAGAAGGGGAAGAAAAAGATTGACATCGATAAATTGACTGCCGATGACTTACGGAAACTGGGA ATTGATCCAAATCTTTCCAAAGAAGAAATTGCCAAAAAACTACAA gaaaAGTTCGGAGATGATGTCAAAATTTTCCAAGGAAAGAAGAAAATTCCCACCAAAAGGGCGTCAGAGTATGGTTCTGATGCCAGGTCTTCGGACTTAGCAAAAGACAGCGATTTGGACGTTGATACAC TTGTTGGGACTAAACGCGTAAATGTGAAGATGAAGAAAGGTGGCCAAGCCTTATTAGACCACATGAAGAGCATCCTCAATATGTCAGAACTTAAAGATGCCGAAGCCGCCAAAGACTTGGACGAGAAAG GTGACATTGATTTCGTGTCCCACTATCGACTTGTCGATCCTAGTAAGATAGAGGGATATGCTCGGGCATTTGTGGTAGAAGACGATGATATGGATCAGGTGCTTTCTTATAAG GAATCTCGGACCGCCCTCAACGGTATACCGACGATACAACAGATGACAACAAAACAGCTAGAATACGTCTTAaag gTTCTAAATTTAGACGATGCATCACAAATAACGTTCCGGATGTTTGCTGTAGTGTCAGCTTTATGTGAGAGGGTGACTTCAATGGA CTCAATAAGTAAACATCTCCTTGAGATATGTGATTTGTTGGACATTCAACGAAAAATGGGTCTATACAAAGCAATGTTCTACTGCAATGTAGAGTCGGATAGGACATCGAATTTCATTAAAGCGGATTCTCTACGAATAGAGTTAATAGCAGGAGGGTTAAACTGGAAGCAACAAGAACATGTGATGGCAAGACTCCACCCTAATGTTTATAACGAG atatcCTTCCTTGACTACCTCGTCTACGTGCCTTTGTTCTTGTCAATGCATGACAATATAGTTGACAATCCACTGGATATGTCGGACCAAAAGTATAACCAGAAGTTACGTCAACTCTCGGGTGGCACGAGACAACGCGATATGAACCCACTCGGAATGCCTCTAAAGAAGACATCGACGTTCCAACTTCGAAAGCAGGCACAAGATCTTATTGAAGGCAAAATAGACCCTAAAAAGATGAAAGAAGAAAAAGTTGAAATCCTTAACAAATACGCTAC ATTACCGAATATATtggaagaaaatgaaaacaagagAAAGTTATCTGTGCCGACAAAATCGACGACACCCCCGATGCAGATGGTGTACTGA
- the LOC138304628 gene encoding transcription intermediary factor 1-beta-like, producing MAEESIDGNEHVSTCFLCQDEFRDPRLLECYHTFCFKCIKTYIDINNRSGAFKCPLCKVEMKVPLLGAMGLEKNYYTESKNSDLNSGTKCDICQQKTPTMTHCYQCEQNMCESCVTYHAKVESTKDHKTGEITEPDRPRDRHIVRCFIHKANMQYYCEECKELICLDCNMTSHKLHTSKEVGEAAMTYREELAAELKKEEYKNHLKELSEGSKEVQQDKEQAIALLDKQKTDFQKYLEIIRLELLQQFVEDEDQKSKVQEDEDDDKKNGMKQKDDQFKSFADVYFLASQMLDQADDTVIVEHGAKLLESIRTMKNSGGKSKDMQKKNISFQPGTLNKELLRRMFGKITFTEK from the coding sequence GTGCCAGGATGAATTTAGAGACCCGCGTCTGCTCGAGTGCTACCATACGTTCTGTTTTAAATGCATTAAGACATACATCGACATCAATAACCGCAGTGGTGCATTTAAGTGCCCTTTGTGTAAGGTTGAGATGAAGGTTCCTCTTCTGGGAGCTATGGGTCTGGAGAAAAACTACTACACAGAATCGAAAAACTCTGATCTGAATTCAGGCACCAAATGTGATATTTGTCAGCAGAAGACACCTACGATGACCCATTGTTATCAGTGCGAGCAGAACATGTGTGAGTCGTGTGTAACATACCATGCCAAAGTGGAGTCCACAAAAGATCATAAGACAGGGGAGATTACTGAGCCCGATCGTCCGCGGGATCGACACATCGTTCGCTGTTTCATTCATAAGGCCAATATGCAGTATTATTGTGAGGAATGTAAGGAGCTTATATGTCTGGAttgtaacatgacgtcacacaagCTTCATACGTCTAAAGAGGTGGGCGAGGCTGCTATGACGTACAGGGAAGAACTCGCTGCGGAACTTAAGAAAGAGGAGTATAAGAATCACTTGAAAGAGCTTTCTGAAGGAAGCAAAGAAGTTCAACAGGATAAGGAGCAGGCCATAGCCCTATTGGATAAACAGAAAACTGACTTCCAGAAATATCTCGAGATAATTCGACTTGAGCTCTTGCAGCAGTTTGTCGAGGATGAGGACCAAAAGTCAAAGGTTCAAGAAGATGAAGACGATGATAAGAAGAATGGCATGAAACAAAAGGATGATCAATTTAAATCGTTTGCAGATGTGTATTTTTTGGCATCTCAGATGCTTGATCAAGCTGACGATACGGTCATCGTTGAACATGGTGCTAAACTCTTAGAAAGTATTCGAACAATGAAAAATTCAGGCGGGAAATCGAAAGATATGCAgaagaaaaatatatcatttcaaCCCGGTACCTTAAATAAGGAACTTTTACGTAGGATGTTTGGTAAAATAACCTTTACTGAAAAATGA